The following are encoded in a window of Labrus bergylta chromosome 16, fLabBer1.1, whole genome shotgun sequence genomic DNA:
- the aqp8b gene encoding aquaporin-8b has product MADEKMEMGEVGASLMSSDVKPPPAKPTNRFDRVFQPCLGELVGTTFFVFIGCVSVIENVESTGRLQPALVHGLAIAALVACMAEISGSHFNPPFTLAIYLCGGMQLNMVAPYLACQLLGGVLGAAMAKAMTSRENFIKAHGAAFTVLQPDAEIGGALFGEVAMTCLITMVLLLGAFNAKTKNPMVPFMVGGTVILTILAGGDVSGTCMNPARAFGPAVVSNYWTYHWIYWVGPIAGGVVAAALVRLLLGDKKMRIILK; this is encoded by the exons ATGGCTGACGAGAAGATGGAGATGGGGGAAGTCGGGGCGTCTCTTATGTCTTCGGACGTCAAGCCACCTCCAGCCAAACCTACTAACAGATTCGACAGGGTGTTTCAGCCGTGTCTAGGCGAGCTGGTGGGGActactttctttgtgtttatcGGGTGTGTGTCAGTCATAGAGAACGTGGAGTCTACAGGGAGGCTTCAGCCTGCTCTCGTGCACGGTCTGGCTATCGCTGCCCTGGTGGCGTGCATGGCTGAGATCAG TGGTTCTCATTTCAACCCGCCCTTCACCCTGGCCATCTATCTGTGCGGAGGGATGCAGTTGAACATGGTGGCTCCATACCTTGCATGTCAGTTACTTGGAGGGGTGCTTGGAGCTGCTATGGCAAAG GCGATGACCTCGAGGGAGAACTTCATCAAAGCCCACGGTGCTGCGTTCACTGTTCTGCAGCCAGACGCTGAAATTGGAGGCGCTCTGTTTGGCGAGGTCGCCATGACCTGCCTAATCACCatggtgctgctgctgggggCCTTCAACGCCAAAACCAAAAACCCCATGGTGCCGTTCATGGTGGGAGGCACAGTTATACTTACCATTTTAGCCGG TGGAGATGTTTCTGGCACCTGTATGAACCCCGCCAGAGCCTTCGGTCCAGCTGTGGTGAGCAACTACTGGACGTATCACTGGATCTACTGGGTGGGGCCCATCGCAGGGGGCGTCGTAGCAGCTGCACTGGTTCG ACTTCTCCTCGGAGACAAGAAGATGCGAATTATTCTGAAGTGA